A single genomic interval of Blastopirellula marina harbors:
- a CDS encoding APC family permease translates to MTHNSFDSPQESSDTHRTAEVGVESAANQPRKFGFWSAYFLVVASMVGAGILTSSGFTLKDTANPAGLMVIWTLGGILAFCGTVTIAELATMLPRAGSDYLFVREAFGREAGIVVGWATFVLGFAAPTAVVGRLAANYLLIPVTPLFEQANLGAIAAYLEPAVATVFILVLMIVHCLGHRESTSMQVMSTLLKLSLLVGLVVLGLSFGSGDWSHFAQSHMPDSSEFFTLGVGLIYVSYAYTGWNAAAYVAGEVRYPERLLPKSLIAGCATVVVLYLLVNLTYVYALNPQTMTELSYGEVTPVAQLAAVHLFGRGVAGVVAILLGIGMLASVSAYMLSGPRIAFAMAHDGAFPQFAARLHDERGTPIAAIIVQGVVAIGMAWSGPFLDILNYTAIGLAVISGLVVASVFPLRRREDLPHPFRLPLYPLPPLLYLALMAWILITGLRQDIDGLMGESPRLPTTILSLLTIAAGLPVAYLLGRKKSGTA, encoded by the coding sequence ATGACGCACAATTCTTTCGATTCGCCCCAAGAATCCTCTGATACGCATCGAACGGCGGAAGTGGGCGTTGAATCAGCGGCCAATCAGCCGCGGAAATTCGGTTTCTGGTCGGCCTATTTCTTGGTTGTCGCCAGCATGGTTGGGGCCGGAATCCTGACTTCCTCAGGCTTCACGCTGAAAGATACCGCCAATCCGGCTGGCTTGATGGTAATTTGGACGCTGGGCGGAATTTTGGCGTTTTGCGGCACCGTCACGATTGCCGAACTGGCGACGATGCTGCCGAGAGCAGGCAGCGATTATCTTTTCGTGCGCGAGGCATTTGGTCGGGAAGCGGGAATAGTCGTTGGTTGGGCCACGTTTGTCCTGGGCTTTGCGGCACCGACTGCGGTGGTCGGACGACTGGCTGCAAATTACCTATTGATTCCAGTCACGCCACTGTTCGAACAGGCCAATCTCGGAGCGATCGCGGCTTACCTAGAACCGGCCGTGGCAACCGTTTTCATTCTTGTGCTGATGATCGTGCACTGCTTGGGGCATCGCGAAAGCACCAGCATGCAAGTCATGTCGACGTTGCTTAAGCTCTCGCTGTTGGTTGGCTTGGTCGTCCTTGGATTAAGCTTTGGCAGCGGCGATTGGTCGCACTTTGCTCAAAGTCACATGCCAGACTCGAGTGAGTTCTTCACGCTGGGGGTTGGTCTAATCTACGTCAGTTATGCTTACACGGGCTGGAATGCTGCTGCATACGTTGCTGGCGAGGTGCGTTATCCGGAAAGGCTACTACCTAAGAGCTTGATCGCAGGCTGCGCGACGGTGGTCGTGCTCTATCTGCTTGTAAATCTAACGTATGTCTATGCATTGAATCCTCAGACGATGACCGAGCTGAGTTACGGCGAGGTCACACCGGTAGCTCAATTGGCTGCCGTGCATCTGTTCGGGCGAGGCGTGGCTGGCGTGGTTGCGATACTCTTGGGTATCGGGATGCTCGCCTCAGTGAGCGCTTACATGCTGTCCGGACCGCGGATTGCGTTTGCGATGGCCCACGACGGAGCGTTTCCTCAGTTCGCGGCCAGACTGCATGACGAACGCGGGACACCGATCGCCGCGATCATTGTGCAAGGGGTAGTGGCAATCGGTATGGCTTGGTCTGGACCGTTTCTCGACATTTTGAACTACACGGCAATTGGCTTGGCGGTAATTTCTGGGTTGGTTGTGGCCAGCGTGTTTCCACTTCGTCGACGAGAAGATCTGCCGCACCCATTTCGCTTACCCCTTTATCCACTGCCCCCTTTGCTGTATCTGGCCTTGATGGCTTGGATTTTAATCACTGGCCTGCGGCAAGACATTGATGGCCTGATGGGAGAGTCGCCTCGACTTCCCACCACGATCTTAAGTTTGCTGACCATCGCAGCCGGGCTGCCGGTCGCCTATTTATTGGGACGAAAGAAGTCAGGCACTGCTTAG
- a CDS encoding SAM hydroxide adenosyltransferase, producing MPSRISGKVVSISDSGDAITDLDHAKLVDVPRDDRTSIECGGHTTLGIYPADHDQPEMTYVAILGHSGYLELSLIGDSAAKFLGLKVNDGVTIKW from the coding sequence GTGCCGAGTCGCATCTCCGGAAAAGTTGTTTCGATATCCGATTCGGGCGACGCTATTACCGATCTGGACCACGCTAAGCTCGTTGATGTCCCGCGAGATGATCGGACCTCGATTGAGTGTGGCGGGCATACGACGTTGGGGATTTATCCAGCCGATCATGATCAACCTGAAATGACCTATGTGGCTATCTTGGGCCACAGCGGTTATTTAGAACTGTCATTGATTGGCGATAGTGCCGCGAAGTTTCTGGGCCTGAAAGTAAACGACGGTGTCACGATAAAGTGGTAA